From the genome of Malus sylvestris chromosome 6, drMalSylv7.2, whole genome shotgun sequence, one region includes:
- the LOC126625633 gene encoding uncharacterized protein LOC126625633, giving the protein MIQSSHYYPQSNGQAESNNKILVNIIKRMVIDSPEMWHEKLGNTLWAYRTSKRAGIGTTLYALTFGQDVVLSMEINIQEGKKAVARAYNKKVKIKSFKEGDLVWKAVLPLGAQLRGFGKWSPTWEDCYIEEDAKCNGVSAGFPISSWIKSDQVIGLCGQDELGRGSSSRVITIHDGEA; this is encoded by the exons atgatccagtctAGTCATTACTACCCGCAGTCAAATGGCCAGGCAGAATCCAACAACAAGATTTTGGtaaacattatcaaaagaatggtgatAGATAGTCCGGAAATGTGGCATGAAAAGCTGGGGAatactttgtgggcatacagaaCTTCCAAGAGGGCAGGAATAGGGACAACTCTTTATGCTttaactttcgggcaagatgtagTGCTTTCCATGGAGATCAAT attcaggAAGGGAAGAAagctgttgcccgagcttataacaaaaaggtGAAGATAAAGTCTTTCAAGGAAGGAGATTTGGTGTGGAAGGCAGTCCTTCCTCTAGGAGCTCAGCTTAGGGGCTTTGGaaaatggagcccgacatgggaag attgttatattgaagaagATGCAAA GTGCAATGGTGTCTCAGCCGGTTTTCCGATATCTTCATGGATAAAATCCgatcaggtgatcgggttgtgcggccaagaTGAGCTTGGTAGAGGATCCTCAAGCAGAGTCATCACCATACATGATGGTGAAGCCTGA
- the LOC126625764 gene encoding COBRA-like protein 4 encodes MEFENQANQTHNIRLTCCSWSWMKFTFLAVLYCLVLSPASAYDPLDPTGNITIKWDVMSWTPDGYVAAVTMNNFQMYRQISNPGWTLTWSWAKKEVIWTMVGAQTTEQGDCSKFKAAIPHCCKKTPTVVDLLPGVPYNQQFTNCCKGGVLASWGQDPLAAVSGFQVSVGQAGTSNKTVKLPKNFTLLGPGPGYTCGPAKVVPSTVFLTTDRRRKTQALMTWNVTCTYSQFLASKHPSCCVSFSSFYNETIVPCPSCACGCHNKNNCLKSDSVLAHKTGINTPKKDNSPLLQCTHHMCPIRVHWHVKQNYKDYWRVKMSVTNFNYRMNYTEWTLVAQHPNLNNVTQVFSFDYKPLIPYQSVNDTGMFYGMKFYNDLLMEAGPLGNIQSEVLMRKDQNTFTFKQGWAFPRRVYFNGDECMLPPPDAYPSLPNSGHVNSNSILQKAASVLLIMFSICFSL; translated from the exons ATGGAATTCGAAAACCAGGCCAACCAAACTCACAACATCCGCCTCACATGTTGTTCTTGGTCTTGGATGAAGTTCACGTTCTTGGCCGTGCTCTATTGCTTGGTATTATCACCTGCAT CGGCATATGATCCGTTGGATCCAACCGGAAACATAACGATCAAATGGGATGTTATGTCTTGGACACCAGATGGTTATGTT GCTGCAGTGACGATGAACAACTTCCAAATGTACCGGCAAATCTCAAACCCGGGGTGGACTCTAACATGGTCGTGGGCGAAAAAGGAAGTGATTTGGACAATGGTGGGAGCTCAAACCACAGAGCAAGGAGACTGTTCCAAATTCAAAGCAGCCATCCCACATTGCTGCAAGAAAACTCCAACAGTTGTCGACTTGCTTCCCGGAGTTCCCTACAACCAGCAGTTCACTAATTGTTGCAAAGGTGGTGTCCTAGCGTCTTGGGGACAGGATCCCTTAGCTGCAGTCTCCGGCTTCCAGGTCAGTGTCGGGCAAGCCGGCACTTCAAACAAGACGGTGAAACTGCCCAAAAACTTCACCTTGCTTGGTCCCGGACCAGGGTACACTTGCGGCCCTGCAAAGGTCGTGCCGTCCACAGTCTTCCTCACGACTGATCGCCGGCGAAAGACTCAAGCACTCA TGACATGGAATGTGACGTGCACCTATTCGCAGTTTCTTGCCTCCAAGCATCCGAGCTGTTGTGTTTCCTTTTCGTCCTTCTACAATGAAACCATTGTTCCATGCCCGTCTTGCGCTTGTGGTTGTcacaacaaaaataattgtCTCAA GAGTGACTCAGTGTTAGCACACAAAACAGGAATAAACACACCTAAAAAGGATAATTCGCCATTGCTTCAGTGCACACATCATATGTGCCCTATCCGAGTACACTGGCACGTCAAGCAAAACTATAAGGACTACTGGCGCGTCAAGATGTCTGTCACCAACTTCAACTATCGGATGAACTACACAGAGTGGACGCTCGTTGCACAACATCCTAATCTCAACAACGTCACTCAAGTCTTTAGCTTTGATTACAAGCCCCTCATCCCCTACCAATCCGTCA ATGACACTGGTATGTTCTATGGCATGAAGTTTTACAATGACCTATTAATGGAAGCTGGGCCATTAGGAAATATTCAGTCTGAGGTGCTTATGCGCAAGGACCAGAATACCTTCACGTTCAAACAAGGATGGGCGTTTCCTCGAAGAGTTTACTTCAATGGCGATGAATGCATGCTGCCCCCGCCAGATGCATACCCATCTCTACCCAACTCCGGCCACGTAAATTCTAACTCAATCCTACAAAAGGCAGCCTCTGTGCTTCTAATAATGTTTTCTATATGTTTTTCACTTTGA